One Plasmodium sp. gorilla clade G2 genome assembly, chromosome: 12 genomic window carries:
- a CDS encoding signal recognition particle subunit SRP14: MVLLSNDLFIQELNKLCGPVEGKKKTSIWITMKRVKRNDIKTLTSSKDAGDKKNIKKVNKSDNKGSKKYMCLIRATDGKNKKISTHVYDNVISFTQNINSIIKS, translated from the exons atggtTTTATTAAGTAATGACTTATTTATTCAGGAACTCAATAAATTATGTGGACCTGTAGAAGGGAAGAAGAAAACATCCATATGGATAACTATGAAAAGAg tcaaaagaaatgatataaaaacattGACGAGCAGCAAAGACGCAGgtgataaaaagaatattaaaaaagtaaataagAGTGATAACAAGGGAAGTAAGAAATATATGTGCTTAATAAGAGCTACAGatggtaaaaataaaaaaatatctacACATGTTTATGATAATGTAATATCCTTTACTCAAAATATTAACAGTATTATAAAATCTTAA